CCTGAAATTACACTAGAACAAGCACTAGCAAATAAGGGGaaggagaaaaatataaaaatggagTTTTCTCTCCATTTTCCACGTCATCATGGTGCGGGAGACACGTGTCCACATCGAGAGAGAGGCGGAGCAAACGGTGAGCGCGATCCAGCCGTCCATCGCGATCTGGACGGTATAAAGTGGTCCACCTCTCCCCATCCACTCGTCCCTTTCCCGTTCGTTCCaccttcccccgccgccgccgccgccgccgtcgccgtcgacgccagcatgtccgcctccgccgccgtctcctccacctgcgccgcggcctcctcgacgacctcccgccgctcgtcgtcgtctgCGGCGTCCAGGGTTCAGGCGACACCCCGTCGGTCTCTACCCTCTCGGCTCGTAGCATCCCGGACCTCCCCACGCTCTCCCGTCGTGCCGCCGGTCTACGCCACGGCCTCAccgggcggcgccggtgggacgacggcggcggcggcgaggaagaagctGCTCATATTCGATGCCGAGGAGTACCTCGCGGAGTCTCTGGCCAAGTACACGGCGCGGCTCTCCGGGGAGGCCGTCGCGGAGAGGGGCGCGTTCACCGTCGCGCTCTCCGGTGGCTCGCTCATCAAGGCCCTCAGGTTCTTCCCCGCCCTCGAGATAGCGATTTTATTGTTGTGTATTTTTCTTTGGGTTTTGGATCGTGTGGAAGACATAAACATGGGGATTTCTTGGGATTTGCAGGAAGTTGACGGAGTCGCCGTACCTGGAGGCGGTGGAATGGAGCAAATGGCATGTGTTCTGGGTGGACGAGAGGGTGGTGCCCAAGGACCACGCAGATAGCAACTACAAACTCGCCATGGATGGGTTGCTTTCTAAGGTAGCAATTCACTTGGATTACCCATTCCTTTTTGGCTGTCATATCATAGTAACTCATAATCCGTTTCGATGGTTGGGGAATTTGGTTGCTGTCGCTTAACAATCTGCAGGTAGCATGCCAAAATGGGATCATTGtgaattactcccttcgtttcacaatgtaagtcattctagcattttccacattcatattgatgttaatgaatctagacatatatatctatacatattcattaacatcaatatgaatgtgggaaatgctagaatgacttacattgtgaaacggaggaaggaGTCATGATGGTTCTTTCGTAGGTGCGAAATGGAAATACTGTATGCTGTCCTGCATATTTTGCTGGATCTGGTCATTTCAGAGTAAATTGCAGTTCTCACCACCTAAATTGGACTTTGGTTTACAGAACACCAGGATTATGGTTCTTTGCACATAATTTTCTAACGGTGGGTTGCACACTTtagatattcttttttttaaaaaaacaaaacagcaaATTTCTGCCATTTGTATTGATAGAAGGAGTGAAAACTGTACAAAAGTTGCAATGTTGGGCTGTGGCCGGGAGCGGCGATGGCCCACAAAAGGGACTCACTGCCATACATGCTCAATTGTTCAATTACGCACAACTATACATGCTCTTGCTCTCTCCAAGTACATTTGGATGCACTTGTTTTTTTAGAATCCAATTAGGTGATGCATGATGTATTTTAATCTGTTTGGCCTTGTTGCTACTGGGAGATTCAATTTCTGCTGCGAATAGTCCGTGAAAAATGTGCAATAGGTTTGTTCTCTTTAGAAACTATCTTTGAGGGACACTGAGTTGTATTTGAGGATTTTTTTATTAGACTTTAGCAAAAGAATATGTCTATATCATAGTCTATGTATATGAGTATTTTTTGTCATGCAATCTAAAGCACAGTTTGCACACCTTTTATGTGTATATTCGAATTCAGCTTCAACTGAGTTGTGTGCAGAGGGTTCATATCTGTTTTCTCGTTGCACTtagattttctcaaattttcATCATATGTTATCAAGAATAGACTGTTATCTTTGTTATGTATATCAACAGAACTGTATTCAAAAGTTTATGACTTTGAACAATGTAGGTGCCAATTCCTGCAAGCCAAATCTATGCCATAAACGACACACTATCAGCTGAAGGGGCTGCAGATGAATATGAAACTTGTCTAAAGCAACTAGTTAATGATGGTGTGGTTGCAATATCAGAAGTAACTGGATTCCCCAAGCTTGATCTTATGCTTCTGGGGATGGGCCCTGATGGGCATGTTGGCTCTCTTTTCCCCGGTCATCCGATTGTCAATGAAAACCAAAAGTGGGTCAGCTACATCAAGGATTCACCCAAGCCACCACCAGAGCGAATAACATTTACTTTCCCCTTAGTCAATTCGTCGGCACATATCGCACTTGTGGTCACTGGTGCTGGGAAAGCTGGGGCAGTGCATAAGGCATTCTCAGATAAGCAAAGCTCTTCAGACTTGCTGCCTGTTGAGATGGTTTCACAGCAAGAGGGAGTGCTCACTTGGTTCACTGACAAACCAGCAGTGTCAATGCTGTCCAGCATCTGAAGCCCACTGTGTTATATAAGTTTGAAACTTTGATCCGAAGTATAAAAAGTTCAGGGGATTTTCATTTTATTCTCTGTTGCATTAGTCCTCTGGAAATCTTGTGCTCTTTTCGTAGTGTTATGCAGCATAAGTGTCTCAGACTCCAGTTTCAGTCAATTGATTACCACTTTATGGGGTATTTGTCATGCGCTTGGAAATATCTAGATCAGTACCTGTACAATTTGATGTTACCTATTTGTTTCCTTTGTACAAAGACACTTTTGTTCAGCatttgctagtttttttttttgcggttCTCTGTTGCTTTACATGTCATTGCAGATACTATAAAGTAGCATCAGGTGGAATATTGTTTTCCGTCCCATGTTTTGTGTGGATCAGTTATATTTGCTTTCATGCATGTCTCAGATACGCATCATTCAGTGCCGTCAGGTATCCTGTGAGTATCGAGCCCAGTCATGCATCAGATATGACTGCTGCAGATGCAGAAACATTTAGGGCTACATTTATACAGAACTGTGCCAACCATTTGTGCATGTCAATGCAGCAAGGCTGCCATCTGAATATAAATGTCACGCAAAAACTTGATGACATGATCATATTTAATCTGTCAAGGGTTTACATTCCTGTTACCGGACCGAAAACCGCTCATGAGCGGTATCTCCGTTTTTCGTGAAAACGTTGGCAAACCAACAAAAACcaataaaattcaacaaaatttataaaattattaaattttagtttgattttttttaaaaaaaacttgactGAAAAACCGAGTGGTTTGTGTTATCTAGCTGGCCCGAGAAGTCTGGTTTTCGTTGAGATTGTGAACCCTGCTCTCAAGTCTGAACCTACCAACTGCATCAACAGATCAACAGTACACAAAGATGAGCACAGAGTAAATGGCTCATCAGTGAGGTCTGGTCTGCTTACTCTTCATGCTACTTTCTGAATTCTTGATTTCTACAGATTAGTTTGGTCAGGAGCATCTAGCAACAAGGAAATCTAAGCACAAGCCACATGAGATTCCCCAATTGCATTTGTGAATTGGTGACCTCTCAGGTCTAGAATACATTATACTATACATGTGACTCTTACTAGAGGTCACATGAACATGGAGGAGAAGAACATGGCCCCATTTTCCTGTGACACAGGTAAGGTAATGATAGTAGCGCAATGCATTAGCCTTGATTATA
The Oryza glaberrima chromosome 8, OglaRS2, whole genome shotgun sequence DNA segment above includes these coding regions:
- the LOC127781926 gene encoding probable 6-phosphogluconolactonase 3, chloroplastic, producing MEHTPLTPEITLEQALANKGKEKNIKMEFSLHFPRHHGAGDTCPHRERGGANGERDPAVHRDLDGIKWSTSPHPLVPFPFVPPSPAAAAAAVAVDASMSASAAVSSTCAAASSTTSRRSSSSAASRVQATPRRSLPSRLVASRTSPRSPVVPPVYATASPGGAGGTTAAAARKKLLIFDAEEYLAESLAKYTARLSGEAVAERGAFTVALSGGSLIKALRKLTESPYLEAVEWSKWHVFWVDERVVPKDHADSNYKLAMDGLLSKVPIPASQIYAINDTLSAEGAADEYETCLKQLVNDGVVAISEVTGFPKLDLMLLGMGPDGHVGSLFPGHPIVNENQKWVSYIKDSPKPPPERITFTFPLVNSSAHIALVVTGAGKAGAVHKAFSDKQSSSDLLPVEMVSQQEGVLTWFTDKPAVSMLSSI